The following proteins are co-located in the Vallicoccus soli genome:
- the pth gene encoding aminoacyl-tRNA hydrolase — protein sequence MAQDRWVVIGLGNPGPEYAGTRHNVGHLVVDALAARGVGRLSPSRRTRSDVAEGRLGGPGGVPVVLARPRSYMNESGGPGAALRDYYDVPPERLVVVHDELDLPFGSLRCKLGGGDNGHNGLKSLRRSLGTGDFLRVRVGIGRPPGRMDPATYVLRDFSGAERKELDLVVETAADAVESLCVDGLERTQAAFNS from the coding sequence GTGGCGCAGGACAGGTGGGTCGTCATCGGGCTGGGCAACCCCGGCCCGGAGTACGCCGGCACCCGCCACAACGTGGGGCACCTCGTCGTCGACGCGCTGGCCGCGCGCGGCGTCGGGCGGCTGTCGCCGTCGCGCCGCACCCGCTCGGACGTCGCGGAGGGGCGCCTCGGCGGCCCCGGGGGCGTCCCCGTCGTCCTGGCGAGGCCGCGGTCGTACATGAACGAGTCGGGCGGGCCCGGCGCTGCGCTGCGCGACTACTACGACGTGCCCCCGGAGCGGCTGGTCGTCGTGCACGACGAGCTGGACCTGCCCTTCGGGTCGCTGCGCTGCAAGCTCGGCGGCGGGGACAACGGCCACAACGGGCTGAAGTCGCTGCGCCGGTCGCTCGGCACGGGCGACTTCCTGCGCGTGCGGGTCGGCATCGGCCGGCCCCCGGGGCGCATGGACCCCGCCACCTACGTCCTGCGCGACTTCTCCGGCGCCGAGCGCAAGGAGCTGGACCTCGTGGTGGAGACCGCCGCGGACGCGGTGGAGTCACTCTGCGTGGACGGGCTGGAGCGGACGCAGGCCGCCTTCAACTCCTGA
- a CDS encoding sugar transferase — MTIVDAVLRSTGFQRHRGPGDLTVELPQRPPWQVAYVRTAVVVDLLVGLTAGLVALLVRFGDDAIAPYVVAVAATPFLWVATLGVHRLYEHRFLGSGPEEFRRLLSSAVHLGAVVAVLAYATKTEVARGFLGLALPTALVLGLAARYALRLRLHRARRAGRGMQRVVAAGHAADVVRLVDQLALEPSHGLQVVGACLPQSGQVDVLLSRGIPAVGGFDNVLRTVRLCGADTVAVVSSPELAGEELRRLSWKLESSGTSLIVAPGLVEVAGPRLSIRPAAGLSLLHVEHPRLSGGRRIAKSALDRGLAAAALLLLSPLLLAVAVVVALTSPGPAVYRQRRVGVGGREFTMYKFRTMYRDADARRAALLARNEGNDVLFKMRNDPRVTRAGRFLRRYSLDELPQLLNVLLGHMALVGPRPPLPEEVAQYPEEAHRRLLVRPGLTGLWQVSGRSDLSWEESLRLDLRYVDNWSLALDVLILWKTGRAVVRGSGAY, encoded by the coding sequence ATGACGATCGTCGACGCCGTGCTGCGCTCGACCGGGTTCCAGCGCCACCGGGGCCCGGGCGACCTGACCGTGGAGCTGCCGCAGCGGCCGCCCTGGCAGGTGGCCTACGTCCGCACCGCCGTCGTCGTGGACCTGCTCGTCGGCCTGACGGCCGGCCTCGTCGCGCTGCTCGTGCGCTTCGGCGACGACGCGATCGCGCCGTACGTCGTGGCGGTCGCCGCGACGCCGTTCCTCTGGGTGGCGACCCTGGGGGTCCACCGGCTCTACGAGCACCGCTTCCTCGGCTCCGGGCCGGAGGAGTTCCGCCGCCTGCTGAGCAGCGCGGTGCACCTCGGCGCCGTGGTCGCGGTGCTGGCCTACGCCACGAAGACCGAGGTCGCCCGCGGCTTCCTCGGCCTGGCGCTGCCCACGGCCCTCGTGCTGGGCCTCGCCGCGCGCTACGCGCTGCGCCTGCGGCTGCACCGGGCCCGCCGCGCGGGCCGCGGCATGCAGCGCGTCGTCGCCGCCGGCCACGCCGCGGACGTCGTGCGCCTCGTGGACCAGCTGGCCCTCGAGCCGTCGCACGGGCTGCAGGTCGTCGGCGCCTGCCTGCCGCAGAGCGGGCAGGTCGACGTGCTCCTGAGCCGCGGCATCCCCGCCGTCGGGGGCTTCGACAACGTGCTGCGCACCGTGCGCCTGTGCGGCGCCGACACCGTCGCCGTCGTGTCGAGCCCGGAGCTGGCCGGCGAGGAGCTGCGCCGCCTCAGCTGGAAGCTGGAGTCGAGCGGCACCTCGCTCATCGTCGCGCCGGGCCTGGTCGAGGTCGCCGGGCCGCGCCTGTCGATCCGCCCGGCGGCCGGGCTGAGCCTGCTGCACGTCGAGCACCCGCGGCTCTCCGGCGGCCGGCGCATCGCCAAGTCCGCGCTCGACCGCGGCCTCGCCGCCGCGGCCCTGCTGCTGCTGTCGCCGCTGCTGCTGGCCGTGGCCGTGGTGGTGGCGCTGACGAGCCCGGGCCCGGCCGTCTACCGCCAGCGCCGCGTGGGCGTCGGCGGTCGCGAGTTCACGATGTACAAGTTCCGCACGATGTACCGCGACGCCGACGCCCGGCGCGCGGCGCTGCTCGCCCGCAACGAGGGCAACGACGTGCTGTTCAAGATGCGCAACGACCCGCGGGTCACCCGGGCCGGGCGCTTCCTGCGGCGCTACTCCCTCGACGAGCTGCCCCAGCTGCTCAACGTGCTCCTGGGGCACATGGCGCTCGTCGGGCCGCGCCCGCCGCTGCCGGAGGAGGTCGCGCAGTACCCGGAGGAGGCGCACCGCCGGCTCCTCGTGCGCCCCGGGCTCACGGGCCTGTGGCAGGTGTCCGGGCGCTCGGACCTGTCGTGGGAGGAGTCCCTGCGGCTCGACCTGCGCTACGTCGACAACTGGTCCCTCGCGCTCGACGTGCTCATCCTCTGGAAGACCGGGCGCGCCGTCGTCCGCGGCTCCGGCGCCTACTGA
- a CDS encoding HAD-IIIC family phosphatase, whose amino-acid sequence MGDDGARSARAALDDGVARALDLALDEARGQEQPPARLCLRLARLHADAGDAAGALRWCAAVVDAGEDLASWTAASAVLARVLPEVGPLPRSARVAVLGSSTTSQLAALLPLALARAGVAAEVYESGYGQYQQEVLDPTSGLHRFGPDVVVVVPDETQLHLPEHSDEPVAAVDAEVERWSRLWHRVRAATGARVVQLTVPVPVDQALGHLGLRVAGSRYRMRLLLDLRLADAAAQAGVALVDCGRLAARVGADRWSDARLWHVAKQAVGLSVVPLLARHVAAVVAAELGRGRKCLVLDLDGTVWGGVLGEDGLGGIALGDGPAGEAFAAFQEYALALEARGVVLAVCSKNDEELVREAFRVHPGMRLTLERIAVLSAGWDDKPAQLRRIAQVLGLGLDALVLVDDNPVEREAVRQLVPEVDVVCLPPDPADYVRALADYPWFEAPALTQDDRRRTEQYRARAEVAALQESASSLDDFYRSLVMAARVVEVDDLVLPRVAQLVGKTNQFNLTGRRRGLAELRALAGDPAWEVLAVRLSDRFTDHGVVGVLLLEQRGGALHVDTWLMSCRVIGRTLEDEMLGLVLAAAGERGCDEVVGSYVPSRRNGLVAGLYERLGFSRAGAGAPGPGPGGPAQDGTARWVLRVAGARAGRGFIEVQDERRRPVRAGAGGREGAHG is encoded by the coding sequence ATGGGGGACGACGGGGCGAGGAGCGCCCGGGCGGCGCTCGACGACGGGGTGGCGCGGGCGCTGGACCTGGCGCTGGACGAGGCGCGGGGCCAGGAGCAGCCGCCGGCGCGGCTGTGCTTGCGCCTGGCCCGCCTGCACGCCGACGCCGGCGACGCGGCGGGGGCGCTGCGCTGGTGCGCCGCGGTCGTGGACGCGGGGGAGGACCTCGCGAGCTGGACGGCCGCCTCGGCGGTGCTGGCGCGCGTGCTGCCGGAGGTGGGTCCGCTGCCGCGCTCCGCGCGGGTGGCGGTGCTCGGCAGCTCGACGACGAGCCAGCTCGCCGCGCTGCTGCCGCTGGCGCTGGCGCGCGCGGGGGTGGCGGCGGAGGTCTACGAGTCGGGCTACGGGCAGTACCAGCAGGAGGTGCTCGACCCGACGAGCGGGCTGCACCGCTTCGGCCCCGACGTCGTCGTGGTCGTCCCGGACGAGACCCAGCTGCACCTGCCGGAGCACAGCGACGAGCCGGTCGCGGCCGTCGACGCGGAGGTGGAGCGCTGGAGCCGGCTGTGGCACCGCGTGCGGGCCGCGACGGGGGCGCGGGTGGTCCAGCTGACCGTCCCGGTGCCGGTGGACCAGGCCCTCGGGCACCTGGGGCTGCGGGTGGCGGGGAGCCGCTACCGGATGCGCCTGCTGCTCGACCTGCGCCTGGCCGACGCCGCGGCGCAGGCCGGCGTGGCCCTGGTGGACTGCGGCCGGCTGGCGGCGCGGGTGGGGGCGGACCGCTGGTCCGACGCCCGGCTGTGGCACGTGGCCAAGCAGGCGGTCGGCCTGTCGGTCGTGCCGCTGCTCGCCCGGCACGTCGCGGCGGTCGTCGCGGCCGAGCTGGGCCGGGGCCGCAAGTGCCTCGTCCTCGACCTCGACGGCACCGTCTGGGGCGGCGTCCTCGGCGAGGACGGGCTGGGCGGCATCGCGCTCGGCGACGGGCCGGCGGGCGAGGCGTTCGCCGCGTTCCAGGAGTACGCCCTGGCGCTGGAGGCGCGCGGCGTGGTGCTCGCGGTGTGCTCGAAGAACGACGAGGAGCTCGTGCGCGAGGCGTTCCGGGTGCACCCGGGCATGCGCCTCACGCTCGAGCGCATCGCCGTGCTCTCCGCCGGCTGGGACGACAAGCCCGCGCAGCTGCGGCGCATCGCGCAGGTCCTCGGGCTCGGGCTCGACGCGCTCGTCCTGGTCGACGACAACCCGGTCGAGCGCGAGGCCGTGCGCCAGCTCGTCCCCGAGGTCGACGTGGTCTGCCTGCCGCCCGACCCGGCCGACTACGTGCGCGCGCTCGCGGACTACCCGTGGTTCGAGGCGCCGGCGCTCACCCAGGACGACCGCCGCCGCACCGAGCAGTACCGGGCCCGCGCCGAGGTCGCCGCCCTGCAGGAGAGCGCGAGCAGCCTCGACGACTTCTACCGCAGCCTCGTCATGGCCGCGCGGGTCGTCGAGGTCGACGACCTCGTGCTGCCGCGGGTGGCGCAGCTCGTCGGCAAGACCAACCAGTTCAACCTGACCGGCCGCCGCCGCGGGCTCGCCGAGCTGCGGGCGCTGGCCGGGGACCCGGCGTGGGAGGTCCTGGCGGTCCGGCTCAGCGACCGCTTCACCGACCACGGCGTCGTCGGGGTGCTGCTGCTCGAGCAGCGCGGCGGCGCGCTGCACGTGGACACCTGGCTCATGAGCTGCCGGGTCATCGGCCGCACGCTCGAGGACGAGATGCTCGGGCTGGTGCTGGCGGCCGCCGGGGAGCGGGGCTGCGACGAGGTCGTGGGCTCGTACGTCCCCTCCCGGCGGAACGGCCTCGTGGCGGGGCTGTACGAGCGGCTCGGCTTCTCCCGCGCGGGGGCCGGGGCGCCGGGACCGGGTCCGGGCGGGCCGGCGCAGGACGGTACGGCCCGCTGGGTCCTGCGGGTGGCGGGGGCGCGGGCGGGACGAGGGTTCATCGAGGTGCAGGACGAGCGGCGCCGGCCCGTGCGGGCCGGGGCCGGGGGACGCGAGGGGGCGCACGGATGA
- a CDS encoding acyl carrier protein, translated as MIDERLQQVFRDVLGDQGLELSEGTTARDVEGWDSLAHINLMVSVEGEFGVSFTSAQLTAFQDVGALQRFLTERGALA; from the coding sequence ATGATCGACGAGCGGCTGCAGCAGGTGTTCCGGGACGTGCTGGGCGACCAGGGGCTCGAGCTGAGCGAGGGGACGACGGCGCGCGACGTGGAGGGCTGGGACAGCCTGGCGCACATCAACCTCATGGTGAGCGTGGAGGGCGAGTTCGGGGTGAGCTTCACCAGCGCGCAGCTCACCGCGTTCCAGGACGTGGGCGCGCTGCAGCGGTTCCTCACCGAGCGGGGGGCGCTCGCGTGA
- a CDS encoding serine O-acetyltransferase has translation MTALTEGRGSSGAPAEGAPGEAEQGAAAQGAVSTAPLRVLLREDLRTHGRLSHPGLHVLAVYRVGHWRRSQPALVRKPVSALYKLVDRWVVRTLYGTEISDRARIGRQVKIGHHQALMVPAGSEIGDGCLLRQGVSIGYARDGAPAGAVPRLGRRVEVGPHSVIIGPITIGDDVKIGPLSLVSRSVPAGATVFSAPARVMPAPPRG, from the coding sequence GTGACCGCGCTCACCGAGGGCCGCGGGTCGTCGGGCGCGCCCGCCGAGGGTGCGCCGGGGGAGGCCGAGCAGGGGGCGGCCGCGCAGGGTGCGGTGTCCACGGCGCCGCTGCGGGTGCTGCTGCGCGAGGACCTGCGCACGCACGGGCGGCTCTCGCACCCGGGGCTGCACGTGCTGGCGGTGTACCGGGTGGGGCACTGGCGCCGCTCCCAGCCCGCGCTGGTGCGCAAGCCGGTCTCGGCGCTCTACAAGCTCGTGGACCGCTGGGTGGTGCGCACGCTCTACGGCACGGAGATCTCGGACCGGGCGCGCATCGGGCGGCAGGTGAAGATCGGGCACCACCAGGCCCTCATGGTGCCGGCGGGCTCGGAGATCGGGGACGGCTGCCTGCTGCGCCAGGGGGTGAGCATCGGCTACGCCCGGGACGGCGCCCCGGCCGGTGCGGTGCCGCGGCTCGGCCGCCGGGTCGAGGTCGGGCCGCACTCGGTGATCATCGGGCCGATCACGATCGGGGACGACGTGAAGATCGGGCCGCTCTCGCTGGTCTCGCGCAGCGTGCCGGCGGGGGCGACGGTGTTCTCCGCGCCGGCGCGGGTGATGCCGGCGCCGCCGCGGGGCTGA
- a CDS encoding NAD(P)H-dependent oxidoreductase, producing the protein MILVDEALRRRVAEGRPLRVGMVGAGFMGRGLANQIVNSVPGMTLSAVANRHRDKAERAYAEAGVDGVVVADDAAGVQRAIERGTPVVTEDPMALVGAGLVDCLVDVTGAVEYGARLSVAAIDAGKPLVTLNAELDGTVGPVLAERARKAGVVFTGSDGDQPGVQMNLLRFVQGIGCTPLVAGNIKGLQDPYRTPTTQKGFAERWGQDPWMVTSFADGTKISFEQAIVANAAGFTVPKRGMNGWDHDGHVDELVDRYDVDELRALGGVVDYVVGSKPSPGVFVLATHDDPKQRHYLELYKLGKGPLYSFYTPYHLCHFEVPNSIVRAVDFGDTVLAAPGAARVEVVTTAKTDLAAGTVLDALGGYHSYGQAETAAATREGGLLPLGLAEGCRLLRDVGKDEVLTYADVAVPEGRLVDRLREEQAGLG; encoded by the coding sequence GTGATCCTCGTCGACGAGGCCCTGCGGCGCCGGGTCGCGGAGGGCCGGCCGCTGCGCGTGGGCATGGTCGGGGCCGGCTTCATGGGCCGGGGCCTGGCCAACCAGATCGTGAACAGCGTCCCCGGGATGACGCTGTCCGCCGTGGCGAACCGGCACCGGGACAAGGCCGAGCGGGCGTACGCCGAGGCCGGCGTCGACGGCGTCGTGGTCGCCGACGACGCGGCGGGGGTGCAGCGCGCGATCGAGCGCGGCACGCCCGTCGTCACCGAGGACCCGATGGCCCTCGTCGGGGCCGGGCTCGTCGACTGCCTCGTCGACGTCACCGGCGCGGTCGAGTACGGCGCCCGCCTCTCGGTCGCCGCCATCGACGCCGGCAAGCCGCTGGTGACCCTCAACGCCGAGCTCGACGGGACGGTCGGCCCCGTGCTCGCCGAGCGGGCCCGCAAGGCCGGGGTCGTGTTCACCGGCAGCGACGGCGACCAGCCGGGCGTGCAGATGAACCTGCTGCGCTTCGTGCAGGGCATCGGCTGCACCCCCCTCGTCGCCGGCAACATCAAGGGGCTGCAGGACCCGTACCGCACCCCGACGACGCAGAAGGGCTTCGCCGAGCGGTGGGGCCAGGACCCGTGGATGGTCACCAGCTTCGCCGACGGCACGAAGATCTCCTTCGAGCAGGCGATCGTGGCCAACGCCGCGGGCTTCACGGTGCCGAAGCGCGGGATGAACGGCTGGGACCACGACGGGCACGTCGACGAGCTGGTCGACCGCTACGACGTGGACGAGCTGCGCGCGCTCGGCGGCGTCGTGGACTACGTCGTGGGCAGCAAGCCCTCTCCCGGCGTCTTCGTCCTGGCCACGCACGACGATCCGAAGCAGCGGCACTACCTCGAGCTCTACAAGCTCGGCAAGGGCCCGCTCTACTCGTTCTACACGCCCTACCACCTCTGCCACTTCGAGGTGCCGAACAGCATCGTGCGCGCGGTGGACTTCGGCGACACGGTCCTCGCGGCTCCCGGCGCTGCGCGCGTCGAGGTGGTCACCACGGCCAAGACCGACCTCGCGGCCGGCACGGTGCTCGACGCGCTCGGCGGCTACCACAGCTACGGGCAGGCCGAGACGGCCGCGGCGACGCGCGAGGGCGGTCTGCTCCCCCTCGGGCTCGCCGAGGGCTGCCGGCTGCTGCGCGACGTGGGCAAGGACGAGGTCCTCACCTACGCCGACGTGGCGGTGCCCGAGGGCCGCCTCGTCGACCGGCTGCGCGAGGAGCAGGCCGGGCTCGGCTGA
- the rfbC gene encoding dTDP-4-dehydrorhamnose 3,5-epimerase: protein MIITPTELPGAAVVELELREDERGFFARTFCRSEFEAAGLEPLVEQCNLSYNHRAGTLRGMHYQVEPAPEAKLVRCTRGAIVDVIVDMRPESPTYLRHVAVELTADNRRALYVPPLFAHGYLTLVDGAEVVYQVSAAYTPGTERGLRHDDPALGIDWPVPVSVVSEKDRSWALLGETAAAPAGGAA, encoded by the coding sequence GTGATCATCACCCCCACCGAGCTCCCCGGCGCCGCCGTCGTCGAGCTCGAGCTGCGCGAGGACGAGCGCGGCTTCTTCGCCCGCACCTTCTGCCGCAGCGAGTTCGAGGCCGCGGGCCTCGAGCCGCTGGTGGAGCAGTGCAACCTGTCCTACAACCACCGCGCGGGCACCCTGCGCGGCATGCACTACCAGGTCGAGCCGGCGCCCGAGGCCAAGCTCGTGCGGTGCACGCGCGGCGCGATCGTCGACGTCATCGTCGACATGCGCCCGGAGTCCCCCACGTACCTGCGCCACGTCGCGGTCGAGCTGACGGCCGACAACCGCAGGGCGCTGTACGTGCCGCCGCTGTTCGCGCACGGCTACCTCACCCTGGTGGACGGCGCCGAGGTCGTGTACCAGGTGAGCGCCGCCTACACGCCCGGCACCGAGCGCGGCCTGCGCCACGACGACCCGGCCCTGGGCATCGACTGGCCGGTCCCGGTGAGCGTCGTCTCCGAGAAGGACCGCTCCTGGGCGCTGCTCGGCGAGACCGCGGCCGCTCCCGCGGGGGGCGCGGCGTGA
- a CDS encoding NAD-dependent epimerase/dehydratase family protein — translation MKILVTGTEGYLGCLLAPTLMAEGHDVLGVDTGYYKNGWLYDGVPATPRTLAKDIRRIGPEDLEGVDAVVHMAELSNDPLGDLIGEVTYDINHAGSVRLAQLAKDAGVQRFVYMSSCSVYGVADGEVDETSPTNPQTAYAYCKQYVERDVSALADDSFSPTFLRNATAFGASPRMRFDIVLNNLSGLAWTTGRIAMTSDGTPWRPLVHGLDIAKAIRCVLAADRDVVHGEVFNVGSNEQNYQVKEIAETVAEVFTGCELSFGEAGADNRSYKVSFDKIHKVLPGFSCEWDALSGARQLRAVFERIGMDAETFTGRGHTRLKQLEHLMRTRQLDDQLYWTAP, via the coding sequence ATGAAGATCCTGGTCACGGGGACCGAGGGCTACCTCGGCTGCCTGCTGGCGCCGACGCTCATGGCCGAGGGGCACGACGTGCTCGGCGTGGACACGGGCTACTACAAGAACGGGTGGCTCTACGACGGGGTCCCCGCGACGCCGCGCACGCTGGCCAAGGACATCCGCCGGATCGGCCCGGAGGACCTCGAGGGCGTCGACGCCGTGGTCCACATGGCGGAGCTGTCGAACGACCCGCTGGGCGACCTCATCGGCGAGGTCACCTACGACATCAACCACGCCGGCTCGGTGCGCCTGGCCCAGCTGGCCAAGGACGCGGGCGTGCAGCGCTTCGTCTACATGTCCTCCTGCAGCGTGTACGGCGTCGCCGACGGCGAGGTGGACGAGACCTCGCCCACGAATCCCCAGACGGCCTACGCCTACTGCAAGCAGTACGTCGAGCGCGACGTCTCGGCGCTGGCCGACGACTCCTTCTCGCCGACGTTCCTGCGCAACGCCACCGCCTTCGGCGCCTCGCCGCGCATGCGGTTCGACATCGTGCTCAACAACCTCTCGGGCCTGGCCTGGACGACGGGGCGCATCGCCATGACGAGCGACGGCACCCCGTGGCGCCCGCTCGTGCACGGCCTCGACATCGCGAAGGCGATCCGCTGCGTCCTCGCCGCGGACCGCGACGTGGTGCACGGCGAGGTCTTCAACGTCGGCAGCAACGAGCAGAACTACCAGGTCAAGGAGATCGCCGAGACCGTCGCCGAGGTGTTCACCGGCTGCGAGCTCTCCTTCGGCGAGGCCGGAGCGGACAACCGCAGCTACAAGGTGAGCTTCGACAAGATCCACAAGGTGCTGCCCGGGTTCTCCTGCGAGTGGGACGCCCTCTCCGGCGCCCGCCAGCTGCGCGCCGTCTTCGAGCGCATCGGCATGGACGCGGAGACCTTCACCGGCCGCGGCCACACGCGCCTGAAGCAGCTCGAGCACCTCATGCGCACGCGCCAGCTCGACGACCAGCTCTACTGGACGGCCCCGTGA
- a CDS encoding glucose-1-phosphate cytidylyltransferase translates to MDGTTTTPGAADRLLDPKDIPVVILCGGMGTRLREASEKLPKPLVDIGGKPILWHVMKTYSHHGYRRFVLALGYKSDLIKRWFLDLREQTSDFTLTLGGDHRPVFHTGADVEEDWEVTFVETGLLSGTGARIRRVAPYLKSDVFALTYGDGIGDVDLTAQLRHHVELGRAATVTGVHPTSRFGEIRVDDAASRVVEFNEKPAAAGWVSGGFFLFQRSFVDDYVSDDPGLMLEAAPLQQVARDGQLSVFPHEGFWAGMDTFRDWTDLNARWDAGKAPWKVWDA, encoded by the coding sequence ATGGACGGCACCACGACGACCCCGGGCGCAGCCGACCGGCTGCTCGACCCGAAGGACATCCCCGTGGTGATCCTGTGCGGGGGCATGGGGACCCGGCTGCGCGAGGCGAGCGAGAAGCTGCCCAAGCCGCTGGTCGACATCGGCGGCAAGCCGATCCTGTGGCACGTCATGAAGACGTACAGCCACCACGGCTACCGGCGCTTCGTGCTCGCGCTGGGCTACAAGAGCGACCTCATCAAGCGGTGGTTCCTCGACCTGCGCGAGCAGACGAGCGACTTCACGCTCACCCTCGGCGGCGACCACCGCCCGGTGTTCCACACCGGCGCGGACGTCGAGGAGGACTGGGAGGTGACGTTCGTCGAGACCGGGCTGCTCAGCGGGACCGGTGCGCGGATCCGGCGCGTGGCGCCGTACCTCAAGAGCGACGTCTTCGCCCTCACCTACGGCGACGGCATCGGCGACGTGGACCTCACCGCGCAGCTGCGCCACCACGTCGAGCTGGGGCGGGCCGCCACGGTGACCGGCGTGCACCCCACGAGCCGCTTCGGCGAGATCCGCGTCGACGACGCGGCCTCGCGGGTCGTCGAGTTCAACGAGAAGCCCGCGGCCGCCGGCTGGGTCAGCGGCGGGTTCTTCCTCTTCCAGCGCTCGTTCGTCGACGACTACGTCTCGGACGACCCGGGCCTCATGCTCGAGGCGGCGCCGCTGCAGCAGGTGGCCCGCGACGGCCAGCTCTCGGTGTTCCCGCACGAGGGCTTCTGGGCGGGCATGGACACCTTCCGCGACTGGACCGACCTCAACGCCCGCTGGGACGCGGGGAAGGCGCCGTGGAAGGTGTGGGACGCCTGA
- a CDS encoding putative capsular polysaccharide synthesis family protein, translating to MSDPHAAAGSAALRRRAAYEAAKARTRLRLARRRRGRPQPLLVHQMGKVASSSVTASLQEAGLDPVYQVHAVSPAGLAALEASYARRWDPGHRGAQHLWQGQWVAGRLAREPQRRWQVVTVVRDPVARNVSSFFQVARSRYGLDLGELARDRSEDEVVDAVRALFLERFDDHEGPVRWVDAELAVPFGVDPWSAPFPRERGWAVLRGERADVLVLRYEDLGRCFGEAVEAFLGLPGVRLASRNVSSGKDYADAYRAVERRLTLDGDYLDRMYGSRYARHFWSDEERAAHRARWVAGTQGTSSTSSTPDAAGGGAAAAARPLDPDRAVDLRRPTPSTAPSPRPSGR from the coding sequence ATGAGCGACCCTCACGCTGCGGCAGGTTCGGCCGCGCTCCGGCGCCGCGCCGCGTACGAGGCCGCGAAGGCGCGCACGCGCCTGCGCCTGGCGCGCCGGCGCCGGGGGCGGCCCCAGCCGCTGCTCGTCCACCAGATGGGCAAGGTCGCCTCGTCCTCGGTGACGGCGTCGCTGCAGGAGGCGGGCCTGGACCCCGTCTACCAGGTCCACGCGGTCTCGCCGGCCGGCCTCGCGGCGCTCGAGGCGAGCTACGCGCGGCGCTGGGACCCCGGCCACCGCGGGGCGCAGCACCTCTGGCAGGGCCAGTGGGTCGCCGGGCGCCTGGCCCGCGAGCCCCAGCGGCGCTGGCAGGTGGTCACCGTCGTGCGCGACCCCGTCGCGCGCAACGTCTCGAGCTTCTTCCAGGTCGCCCGCTCGCGGTACGGCCTCGACCTCGGCGAGCTCGCGCGGGACCGCTCCGAGGACGAGGTCGTCGACGCCGTGCGCGCGCTCTTCCTCGAGCGCTTCGACGACCACGAGGGCCCCGTGCGCTGGGTGGACGCGGAGCTGGCGGTCCCGTTCGGCGTCGACCCCTGGAGCGCGCCGTTCCCCCGCGAGCGCGGCTGGGCGGTGCTGCGCGGCGAGCGGGCCGACGTGCTCGTGCTGCGCTACGAGGACCTCGGGCGCTGCTTCGGCGAGGCCGTCGAGGCCTTCCTCGGCCTGCCCGGCGTGCGGCTCGCGAGCCGCAACGTCAGCAGCGGCAAGGACTACGCCGACGCGTACCGCGCCGTGGAGCGCCGACTGACCCTCGACGGGGACTACCTCGACCGGATGTACGGCTCGCGCTACGCGCGGCACTTCTGGAGCGACGAGGAGCGCGCCGCCCACCGGGCGCGCTGGGTCGCGGGCACCCAGGGCACCTCGAGCACCTCGAGCACCCCGGACGCCGCAGGGGGCGGCGCCGCCGCGGCGGCCCGCCCCCTCGACCCCGACCGTGCGGTCGACCTCAGGCGTCCCACACCTTCCACGGCGCCTTCCCCGCGTCCCAGCGGGCGTTGA